A window of Ruania suaedae contains these coding sequences:
- a CDS encoding MazG family protein, with product MSEPEAASADSSGSPDSPGLGALIEAVATMDRLRSPGGCPWDAEQTHASLAPYAVEEAHELAEAAESGDREHLIEELGDVLLQVLFHARIGSEGSLGEPFDIDDVARRLVAKLTARHPHVFTGGTAGSAGDEGGGRLTAADVNQQWDRLKADEKQRESVLEGIPVSMPALARTQKVLRRAARAGLAVPEPGEDVGGRLQAAVEAAEERGLDAEAALRAQLRVIEDGVRAAESAAAAEGREGDPRSR from the coding sequence GTGAGCGAACCCGAGGCTGCGTCGGCAGATTCGTCCGGTTCGCCGGATTCGCCGGGTCTCGGTGCCCTGATCGAGGCCGTGGCGACGATGGACCGGCTCCGCTCCCCGGGTGGCTGCCCGTGGGACGCCGAGCAGACCCATGCCTCGCTCGCTCCCTATGCGGTGGAGGAGGCCCACGAGCTGGCCGAGGCGGCTGAGTCGGGCGACCGTGAGCATCTGATCGAGGAGCTCGGCGACGTCCTCCTGCAGGTGCTCTTCCACGCGCGGATCGGGTCCGAGGGCAGCTTGGGGGAGCCCTTCGACATCGACGACGTCGCACGCCGCCTCGTCGCGAAGCTCACCGCCCGGCACCCGCACGTGTTCACTGGGGGCACTGCCGGTTCTGCCGGCGATGAGGGCGGTGGCCGGCTGACGGCCGCGGACGTCAACCAGCAGTGGGACCGGCTCAAGGCCGACGAGAAGCAGCGCGAGTCCGTACTCGAGGGGATCCCGGTCAGCATGCCCGCGCTGGCGCGCACGCAGAAGGTGCTGCGCCGGGCCGCTCGTGCCGGCCTCGCGGTACCGGAGCCGGGCGAGGACGTGGGCGGACGGTTGCAGGCCGCCGTCGAGGCCGCCGAGGAACGAGGCCTCGACGCCGAGGCCGCCCTGCGGGCGCAGCTGCGAGTGATCGAGGACGGCGTGCGTGCCGCCGAGTCCGCGGCGGCGGCCGAGGGCCGGGAGGGCGATCCGCGCTCCCGCTGA
- the eno gene encoding phosphopyruvate hydratase: protein MASIEAVGAREILDSRGNPTVEVEIALEDGSFARAAVPSGASTGAFEAVERRDGDSARYLGKGVENAVAAVTETIAPEILGLDAADQRHLDQTLIDLDGSPNKGKLGANAILGVSLAAARAAAESADLSLFRYIGGPNAHVLPVPMMNILNGGSHADSNVDIQEFMIAPVGASSFKEALRWGAEVYHALKSVLKERGLATGLGDEGGFAPNLESNHAALDLIIESIEKAGYTPGDQICLALDVASTEFFSEGTYQFEGRSISPAELISYYEDLVAKYPLVSIEDPLSEDEWDSWSELVAKIGDKVQIVGDDLFVTNPERLAKGIETKAANSLLVKLNQIGSLTETLDAVELAQRSGFTAMVSHRSGETEDTTIADLSVAVNAGQIKTGAPARGERINKYNQLLRIEDELDAAGRYAGKSAFPRWSLGTD, encoded by the coding sequence GTGGCCAGTATCGAGGCCGTCGGAGCACGCGAGATCCTCGACTCGCGTGGGAACCCGACCGTTGAGGTGGAGATCGCTCTGGAGGACGGCTCGTTCGCGCGCGCCGCAGTCCCCTCCGGTGCGTCCACCGGTGCGTTCGAAGCGGTGGAGCGTCGCGACGGCGACAGCGCCCGCTACCTCGGCAAGGGCGTGGAGAACGCCGTCGCCGCCGTCACCGAGACCATCGCGCCCGAGATCCTCGGCCTCGACGCCGCGGACCAGCGCCACCTCGACCAGACCCTGATCGACCTCGACGGCAGCCCGAACAAGGGCAAGCTCGGCGCGAACGCCATCCTCGGCGTCTCCCTCGCCGCGGCCCGCGCCGCCGCCGAGAGCGCTGACCTCTCGCTCTTCCGCTACATCGGTGGCCCGAACGCGCACGTGCTGCCCGTGCCGATGATGAACATCCTCAACGGTGGCTCGCACGCCGACTCCAACGTCGACATCCAGGAGTTCATGATCGCCCCCGTGGGCGCGAGCTCGTTCAAGGAGGCGCTGCGCTGGGGCGCGGAGGTCTACCACGCCCTGAAGTCGGTGCTGAAGGAGCGTGGCCTGGCCACCGGGCTCGGCGACGAGGGCGGCTTCGCGCCGAACCTGGAGAGCAACCACGCCGCGCTCGACCTCATCATCGAGTCGATCGAGAAGGCCGGCTACACCCCGGGCGACCAGATCTGCCTCGCCCTGGACGTAGCCTCCACGGAGTTCTTCTCCGAGGGCACCTACCAGTTCGAGGGCCGCTCGATCAGCCCAGCCGAGCTGATCAGTTACTACGAGGACCTTGTGGCCAAGTACCCGCTGGTCTCCATCGAGGACCCGCTGAGCGAGGACGAGTGGGACTCCTGGTCCGAGCTCGTCGCCAAGATCGGCGACAAGGTCCAGATCGTCGGAGACGACCTGTTCGTCACCAACCCCGAGCGACTGGCCAAGGGCATCGAGACCAAGGCGGCGAACTCGCTGCTGGTCAAGCTCAACCAGATCGGCTCGCTGACCGAGACCCTGGACGCCGTCGAGCTCGCGCAGCGCAGCGGCTTCACCGCGATGGTCTCCCACCGCAGCGGTGAGACCGAGGACACCACGATCGCGGACCTGTCCGTGGCCGTGAACGCCGGTCAGATCAAGACCGGTGCACCCGCCCGTGGCGAGCGCATCAACAAGTACAACCAGCTGCTGCGCATCGAGGACGAGCTGGACGCGGCCGGCCGCTACGCCGGCAAGAGCGCCTTCCCGCGCTGGAGCCTCGGCACCGACTGA
- a CDS encoding FtsB family cell division protein, which produces MSARRPAAPRTRAPGDGGSSGSATRTNSPRTSPPRAASGRAGSRAGAPARSPSTRAPAHPRGKSSPTPPRTRRGGRSRQGGAAAEEQREPRQITVRGLVLFVVVLMAFIVLAPTLRAYVSMQEQNRDLGAQIAATEERNAELQAQIDQWNDPVYIQSQARDRLGFVMPGETPYRVVDPETVTGEEPASAEDDQGPVSVPPTGPWYLTVWDSVQVAGEVED; this is translated from the coding sequence ATGTCTGCCCGTCGACCGGCCGCGCCGCGTACCCGCGCGCCCGGCGACGGTGGGTCCAGCGGCAGCGCCACCCGCACGAACTCCCCCCGGACGTCCCCACCCCGCGCCGCCAGCGGCCGAGCCGGCAGCAGAGCCGGTGCCCCCGCGCGCTCACCCTCGACCCGTGCACCGGCACACCCTCGCGGCAAGTCCTCGCCGACACCCCCGAGAACGCGGCGCGGTGGGCGCAGCCGGCAGGGCGGCGCGGCAGCCGAGGAGCAGCGCGAACCGCGCCAGATCACCGTGCGGGGTCTGGTGCTGTTCGTGGTGGTCCTGATGGCGTTCATCGTGCTGGCCCCGACGCTGCGTGCCTACGTCTCGATGCAGGAGCAGAACCGCGATCTCGGCGCCCAGATCGCTGCGACCGAGGAGCGCAACGCCGAGCTCCAGGCGCAGATCGACCAGTGGAACGACCCGGTCTACATCCAGTCCCAGGCCCGGGACCGGCTCGGATTCGTGATGCCGGGCGAGACGCCGTACCGTGTGGTCGACCCCGAGACCGTGACCGGGGAGGAACCGGCAAGCGCCGAGGACGATCAGGGTCCGGTCTCCGTGCCCCCGACGGGCCCGTGGTACCTGACCGTGTGGGACTCGGTGCAGGTGGCCGGTGAGGTCGAGGACTGA
- a CDS encoding DUF501 domain-containing protein, which produces MDVVAEQLGRTPRGVVAVAARCVCGRPLVVRTQPRLDDGTPFPTSFYLTSPGAVGAVSTLEAEGVMREMTDRLAQDEELAASYRSAHEDYLRRRSDLGEVAEIEGISAGGMPTRVKCLHVLVAHSLAVGPGINPLGDETLALIAPVWRPDRCTC; this is translated from the coding sequence ATGGACGTGGTGGCCGAGCAGCTCGGCCGTACCCCCCGCGGCGTGGTGGCCGTGGCGGCCCGGTGCGTGTGCGGCCGGCCGCTGGTGGTCCGCACCCAGCCGCGCCTGGACGACGGCACCCCCTTCCCGACGTCGTTCTACCTCACCTCGCCCGGGGCGGTGGGCGCCGTCAGCACCCTCGAGGCGGAGGGCGTGATGCGGGAGATGACCGACCGGCTCGCGCAGGACGAGGAGCTCGCCGCCTCCTATCGCAGCGCGCACGAGGACTACCTGCGCCGGCGCTCCGATCTCGGCGAGGTCGCCGAGATCGAGGGGATCTCCGCCGGTGGGATGCCCACCCGGGTGAAGTGTCTGCACGTGCTGGTCGCCCACTCGCTCGCCGTGGGGCCCGGAATCAACCCGCTCGGCGACGAGACGCTGGCGCTGATCGCCCCTGTGTGGCGCCCGGACCGCTGCACCTGCTGA
- a CDS encoding Ppx/GppA phosphatase family protein, which produces MTRVAAIDCGTNSIRLLIADRSAGVLSDVLRRMEVVRLGQGVDRTGEFDPIALERTLEATGRYAELCREHGVEAVRFVATSATRDARNRQVFIDGVRDALGVEVEVITGHEEAALSFAGAVSILDGSAPADRLVVDIGGGSTELVLGAGETPDASISLDIGCVRMTERHLHEDPPTQAQIAAAAADVRAALDEAAEVVPLVRVGTIVGVAGSVTTVTAHALGLPSYQPDRINDSRLPIEKVRAACADLLAMPRADREALGFMHPGRVDVIGGGALIWAEVLARVAAEVESAGGDLTEAVTSEHDILDGIALSVSV; this is translated from the coding sequence GTGACTCGTGTGGCTGCCATCGACTGCGGAACCAACTCCATCCGACTGCTCATCGCCGACCGCTCCGCCGGCGTGCTCAGCGACGTGCTCCGCCGGATGGAGGTGGTCCGGCTCGGGCAGGGCGTGGACCGCACCGGTGAGTTCGACCCGATCGCGCTGGAGCGCACGCTCGAGGCCACCGGCCGGTACGCCGAGCTCTGCCGCGAGCACGGCGTCGAGGCAGTGCGGTTCGTCGCCACCTCCGCCACGCGCGATGCCCGCAACCGGCAGGTGTTCATCGACGGCGTCCGCGATGCCCTCGGGGTCGAGGTGGAGGTCATCACCGGGCACGAGGAGGCGGCGTTGTCCTTCGCCGGCGCCGTGAGCATCCTCGACGGCTCCGCCCCCGCCGACCGGCTCGTGGTCGACATCGGCGGCGGCTCCACCGAGCTGGTGCTGGGAGCCGGCGAGACCCCCGACGCCTCGATCTCCCTCGACATCGGCTGTGTGCGGATGACCGAGCGGCACCTGCACGAGGACCCGCCCACCCAGGCCCAGATCGCGGCCGCGGCGGCAGACGTGCGGGCGGCCCTGGACGAGGCCGCCGAGGTGGTGCCGCTCGTCCGGGTGGGCACGATCGTGGGCGTGGCCGGCTCGGTCACCACGGTGACCGCACACGCTCTCGGCCTGCCCAGCTATCAGCCGGACCGCATCAACGATTCGCGCCTGCCGATCGAGAAGGTCCGGGCGGCCTGCGCGGACCTGCTCGCGATGCCCCGCGCCGACCGGGAGGCACTCGGCTTCATGCATCCCGGCCGGGTCGACGTCATCGGTGGCGGCGCGCTGATCTGGGCGGAGGTCCTTGCCCGCGTGGCCGCCGAGGTCGAGTCCGCCGGCGGCGACCTGACCGAGGCCGTCACCAGCGAACACGACATCCTCGACGGCATCGCGCTGTCCGTGAGCGTTTAG
- a CDS encoding sugar porter family MFS transporter has protein sequence MATSSAAPRLNGRVIGICVAAALGGFLFGFDTSVINGAVDALAGEFDLDPGLQGFAVSSALLGCAAGAWFAGPVSNRFGRVPTMVIAAALFFVSAIGSGLAFGVVDLIVWRVIGGLGVGAASVIAPAYIAEVSPARVRGRLGSLQQLAIVTGIFAALLSDAMLANAAGGAAEPFWLGREAWRWMFMAEAVPALVYGLLAFRLPESPRFLVARNRIDKASQVLHDFTGEVDVNLKIEEIRGTLESEKKESLRDLVGPRLGLKPIVWLGILLSVFQQFVGINVIFYYSTTLWRSVGFEESDALTVSVITSVTNIAVTIVAILLVDKVGRRPILLTGSVLMAVSLASMALAFSFATLTEGADGSQTAELPEPWSMVALVGANLFVVGFGASWGPLVWVLLGEMFPNRIRAGALAVAAAAQWLANFTVSTTFPALSETSLTLAYGIYAAMAAISFFFVLRKIPETKGMELEAMQEDAKVERRQRS, from the coding sequence ATGGCCACGTCCAGTGCGGCGCCACGCCTGAACGGGCGGGTGATCGGTATCTGCGTCGCCGCAGCACTCGGCGGCTTCCTGTTCGGCTTCGACACCTCGGTGATCAACGGCGCCGTTGATGCACTCGCCGGTGAGTTCGACCTCGACCCGGGGCTGCAGGGCTTCGCGGTCTCCTCCGCGCTCCTGGGTTGCGCGGCCGGTGCCTGGTTCGCCGGCCCGGTCTCCAACCGCTTCGGGCGCGTGCCGACCATGGTGATCGCGGCTGCGCTCTTCTTCGTCTCCGCGATCGGCTCCGGTCTCGCCTTCGGCGTGGTCGACCTGATCGTCTGGCGGGTCATCGGTGGCCTCGGCGTGGGTGCCGCGTCGGTGATCGCACCGGCCTACATCGCCGAGGTCTCCCCGGCGCGGGTACGCGGGCGGCTCGGGTCCCTCCAGCAGCTCGCCATCGTCACCGGTATCTTCGCCGCGCTGCTCTCCGACGCGATGCTCGCCAATGCGGCGGGCGGTGCTGCCGAACCGTTCTGGCTGGGCCGGGAGGCCTGGCGCTGGATGTTCATGGCCGAGGCCGTCCCTGCGCTGGTCTACGGGCTGCTCGCCTTCCGCCTGCCGGAATCGCCCCGGTTCCTGGTCGCGCGCAACCGCATCGACAAGGCCTCCCAGGTGCTGCACGACTTCACCGGCGAAGTCGACGTCAACCTCAAGATCGAGGAGATCCGCGGCACGCTGGAGTCCGAGAAGAAGGAGTCGTTGCGGGACCTGGTCGGTCCGCGGCTGGGTCTGAAGCCGATCGTCTGGCTGGGCATCCTGCTCTCGGTGTTCCAGCAGTTCGTCGGCATCAACGTGATCTTCTACTACTCCACCACCCTCTGGCGCTCGGTGGGCTTCGAGGAGTCCGACGCACTCACCGTCTCGGTGATCACCTCGGTCACCAACATCGCGGTGACGATCGTGGCCATCCTGCTGGTGGACAAGGTGGGCCGCCGCCCGATCCTGCTCACCGGCTCGGTGCTGATGGCCGTCTCACTGGCCTCGATGGCGCTCGCCTTCTCCTTCGCCACCCTGACCGAGGGTGCGGACGGCTCCCAGACGGCGGAGCTGCCCGAGCCCTGGTCGATGGTCGCCCTGGTCGGGGCGAACCTGTTCGTGGTCGGCTTCGGTGCGAGCTGGGGACCGCTGGTGTGGGTGCTGCTCGGCGAGATGTTCCCGAACCGGATACGCGCGGGTGCCCTCGCGGTGGCAGCGGCAGCCCAGTGGCTGGCGAACTTCACCGTCTCCACCACCTTCCCGGCCCTGTCTGAGACGAGCCTGACCCTCGCCTACGGCATCTACGCGGCGATGGCAGCGATCTCGTTCTTCTTCGTGCTGCGCAAGATCCCGGAGACCAAGGGAATGGAGCTCGAGGCGATGCAGGAGGATGCCAAGGTCGAGCGCCGGCAGCGGAGCTAA
- a CDS encoding VOC family protein, which yields MPHGDITHIDIPVSDMPAASRFYSELFGWQIAEIPGYEGYPMWQAPNKISGGGLAPREENFTQPRSYVEVDSIEETLAKVTQLGGTVVRGKEPISETSWWAIFTDADGNTIGLYEGTTETSA from the coding sequence ATGCCGCACGGCGACATCACCCACATCGACATCCCGGTCAGCGACATGCCAGCGGCCTCGCGCTTCTACAGCGAGCTCTTCGGCTGGCAGATCGCCGAGATTCCCGGCTACGAGGGCTACCCCATGTGGCAGGCACCGAACAAGATCAGCGGCGGGGGCCTGGCCCCACGCGAGGAGAACTTCACCCAGCCACGCTCCTACGTCGAGGTCGACTCGATCGAGGAGACCCTGGCGAAGGTCACGCAGCTGGGCGGCACGGTGGTGAGGGGCAAGGAACCGATCAGCGAGACGAGCTGGTGGGCGATCTTCACCGACGCCGACGGCAACACGATCGGGCTGTACGAAGGCACCACCGAGACCTCGGCCTGA
- a CDS encoding GuaB3 family IMP dehydrogenase-related protein has translation MSNEIEIGRGKRGRRAYSFDDVAVVPSRRTRDPEEVSVAWQIDAYQVELPVLAAPMDSVMSPQTAIELGRLGGIGVLDLEGLWTRYENPAEQLAEIAELDPEHATARMQEIYAAPIMPELITARLQEIRAAGVTVAGALSPQRTQEHWRSVVDAGVDLFIIRGTTVSAEHVSGNAEPLNLKRFIYELDVPVIVGGAATYTAALHLMRTGAAGVLVGFGGGAAHTTRQTLGIHAPLASAVADVAAARRDYLDESGGRYVHVIADGGVGRSGDLVKAIACGADAVMLGAALARAEEAPGQGWHWGPEAHHPQLPRGERVHVGTVGTLAEILNGPGSRADGTLNMFGALRRAMATTGYSDVKEFQRVEVVVSPYTPR, from the coding sequence GTGAGCAACGAGATCGAGATCGGCCGAGGCAAGCGGGGTCGCCGCGCCTACTCCTTCGACGACGTCGCCGTCGTGCCCTCCCGCCGCACGCGCGACCCCGAGGAGGTCTCGGTCGCCTGGCAGATCGACGCCTACCAGGTGGAGCTGCCGGTGCTGGCTGCTCCGATGGACTCGGTGATGAGCCCGCAGACCGCCATCGAGCTCGGCCGCCTCGGTGGCATCGGCGTGCTCGACCTGGAAGGGCTGTGGACCCGGTACGAGAACCCGGCCGAGCAGCTCGCCGAGATCGCCGAGCTCGACCCCGAGCACGCAACGGCGCGGATGCAGGAGATCTACGCCGCCCCGATCATGCCCGAGCTCATCACCGCCCGGCTGCAGGAGATCCGCGCGGCCGGGGTGACCGTGGCCGGCGCCCTCTCCCCGCAGCGCACCCAGGAGCACTGGCGCTCCGTGGTCGACGCCGGCGTGGACCTGTTCATCATCCGGGGCACGACCGTCTCCGCCGAGCACGTCTCCGGGAACGCGGAGCCGCTGAACCTCAAGCGCTTCATCTACGAGCTGGACGTGCCGGTCATCGTGGGCGGCGCGGCCACCTACACCGCGGCCCTGCACCTGATGCGCACCGGCGCGGCCGGCGTGCTGGTCGGCTTCGGCGGGGGAGCGGCGCACACCACCCGCCAGACCTTGGGCATCCACGCGCCGCTGGCGAGCGCCGTCGCGGACGTCGCCGCGGCCCGCCGGGACTACCTGGACGAATCCGGTGGCCGCTACGTGCACGTGATCGCCGACGGCGGTGTGGGCCGCAGCGGAGACCTGGTCAAGGCCATCGCCTGCGGGGCGGACGCCGTCATGCTCGGTGCGGCGCTCGCACGCGCCGAGGAGGCCCCGGGCCAGGGCTGGCACTGGGGCCCGGAGGCCCACCACCCGCAGCTCCCCCGCGGGGAGCGCGTGCACGTGGGGACCGTCGGTACCCTCGCCGAGATCCTCAACGGCCCGGGCAGCCGCGCGGACGGCACCCTGAACATGTTCGGCGCCCTGCGCCGAGCCATGGCCACCACCGGCTACTCCGACGTCAAGGAGTTCCAGCGCGTCGAGGTCGTCGTCTCCCCGTACACGCCGCGGTAG
- a CDS encoding nucleotidyltransferase domain-containing protein, giving the protein MVVSLVDVARHTDEVTARARSELVRAVRKAAAQGMTQTEIARQIGRSQPEVSRLVRFHGTSPLARKVRRNADQIRQLVAEAGGSRVRVFGSVATGEDQADSDVDLLFLMEVPLSLMQLGRLERRLSDLLGVPVDLVPESALRPDLREKVMSEAAAL; this is encoded by the coding sequence ATGGTGGTCAGCTTGGTGGACGTGGCGCGTCATACCGATGAGGTCACGGCGCGGGCTCGTAGCGAGCTCGTTCGCGCGGTGCGGAAGGCCGCCGCGCAGGGCATGACGCAGACTGAGATCGCCCGGCAGATCGGTCGTAGCCAGCCTGAGGTGTCGCGGCTGGTGCGTTTTCACGGCACGTCCCCGTTGGCGCGCAAAGTGCGCCGGAACGCCGACCAGATTCGACAGCTCGTGGCCGAAGCCGGCGGCAGTCGGGTTCGGGTCTTCGGTTCGGTCGCTACGGGCGAGGATCAGGCTGATTCCGACGTGGACCTGCTGTTCCTGATGGAGGTGCCGCTGAGCCTCATGCAGCTGGGCCGGCTGGAGCGGCGACTCTCAGACCTGCTGGGCGTGCCGGTCGACCTCGTACCTGAGTCGGCACTCCGGCCCGACCTTCGTGAGAAGGTCATGTCCGAAGCAGCGGCATTGTGA
- a CDS encoding HepT-like ribonuclease domain-containing protein → MSRSTTELLREAIVHLELVDEYAGGDLDNQLVIDAICMRLSAGIEVLARLEPDLRARLFGDDWQFMSGMRNRIAHGYVLVDPDIVRQTIEIDLPGILDVINQELAGA, encoded by the coding sequence GTGAGTCGCTCGACGACGGAGTTGCTACGCGAAGCGATCGTCCATCTCGAGTTGGTCGATGAGTACGCCGGTGGCGACCTGGACAACCAGCTGGTAATCGACGCCATCTGCATGAGGCTCTCGGCCGGGATCGAGGTGCTGGCTCGACTCGAGCCGGACCTGCGTGCCCGCCTGTTCGGCGACGATTGGCAGTTCATGTCGGGCATGCGCAATCGCATCGCTCACGGCTACGTACTAGTGGACCCCGACATCGTGCGGCAGACCATTGAGATCGACCTGCCAGGAATCCTCGATGTGATCAACCAAGAGCTCGCCGGCGCCTGA
- a CDS encoding DUF1304 domain-containing protein gives MLAIAMVLAALAALLHLGIFALEVFAWDTPRGRATFKMTPERARATAELAYNQGFYNLFLALVTGCGVVLTAADLAGAAAGAGPALVYAGAGSMTLAALVLVTRNRLMARAAAVQGALPALSVVLLTVALLAG, from the coding sequence ATGCTTGCGATCGCGATGGTGCTGGCCGCCCTGGCGGCACTGCTGCACCTGGGCATCTTCGCCCTCGAGGTCTTCGCGTGGGACACCCCGCGCGGCCGGGCCACGTTCAAGATGACGCCGGAGCGGGCACGCGCCACCGCCGAGCTCGCGTACAACCAGGGCTTCTACAACCTGTTCCTGGCACTCGTGACCGGGTGCGGGGTGGTGCTGACGGCAGCGGACCTGGCCGGCGCCGCAGCGGGCGCCGGCCCGGCCCTCGTGTACGCCGGCGCCGGCTCGATGACGCTGGCAGCGCTGGTGCTCGTGACGCGCAACCGGCTGATGGCGCGAGCGGCCGCCGTCCAGGGAGCGCTGCCGGCGCTGAGCGTCGTCCTGCTGACCGTGGCGCTGCTGGCGGGCTGA
- a CDS encoding ribbon-helix-helix domain-containing protein, translating into MVSEEQIRQWAHEAEAGYDVEAMKRRGRGRPGRGAEPMQVVAVRLTAEEVAAVDAIAEREHISRSEAIRRALAGFAA; encoded by the coding sequence ATGGTGAGCGAAGAGCAGATCCGGCAGTGGGCTCACGAGGCCGAGGCCGGGTACGACGTCGAGGCGATGAAGCGCCGCGGCCGCGGTCGTCCAGGGCGTGGCGCCGAGCCGATGCAGGTTGTCGCGGTACGCCTCACTGCCGAGGAGGTCGCTGCGGTCGATGCCATTGCCGAGCGCGAGCACATCTCACGATCGGAAGCTATCCGCAGGGCGTTGGCCGGCTTCGCAGCGTGA
- a CDS encoding class II fumarate hydratase, translating to MTQEIEYRIEHDTMGEVKVPKNATYRAQTQRAVENFQISGSGISRHHIAALAHIKRAAAQANAELGVLDQARADAIGAAADRVIAGEFDHDFPIDVFQTGSGTSSNMNTNEVIATLASTDALDVHPNDHVNASQSSNDTFPASIHIAATQAVIEELLPGLETLATSLEAKAQEFSGVVKAGRTHLMDATPVTLGQEFGGYAQQIRNGIERVKAALPRLAELPLGGTAVGTGINTPPGFAPRVIELIAERTGLPLTEAPNHFEAQGAQDSLVETSGQLRTIAVSLVKICNDIRWMGSGPRAGLGEIALPDLQPGSSIMPGKVNPVIPEATLMVSAQVIGNDATIAFAGTTGSFELNVMLPVLARNILESITLLANASTHLATKCVDGIAANEERALQLAESSPSIVTPLNRHIGYEAAAKIAKHSVVEGMTIREAVEDLGYVERGEITPEILDQALDVSTMTHP from the coding sequence ATGACGCAGGAGATCGAGTACCGCATCGAGCACGACACGATGGGGGAGGTGAAGGTCCCGAAGAACGCGACCTACCGGGCCCAGACCCAGCGAGCCGTCGAGAACTTCCAGATCTCCGGCAGCGGGATCTCCCGGCACCACATCGCCGCGCTCGCCCACATCAAGCGCGCGGCCGCGCAGGCCAACGCCGAGCTCGGGGTGCTGGACCAGGCGCGCGCGGACGCGATCGGCGCGGCCGCCGACCGGGTGATCGCCGGCGAGTTCGACCATGACTTCCCGATCGACGTCTTCCAGACCGGGTCCGGCACGTCCTCGAACATGAACACCAACGAGGTCATCGCCACCCTCGCCTCCACCGATGCTCTCGACGTGCACCCCAACGACCACGTCAACGCCTCGCAGTCCTCCAACGACACCTTCCCGGCCTCGATCCACATCGCCGCCACCCAGGCCGTGATCGAGGAGCTGCTCCCTGGGCTGGAGACCCTCGCCACCTCCCTCGAGGCCAAGGCCCAGGAGTTCTCCGGCGTGGTCAAGGCCGGGCGCACGCACCTCATGGACGCCACCCCGGTCACCCTCGGCCAGGAGTTCGGCGGCTACGCCCAGCAGATCCGCAACGGCATCGAGCGGGTCAAGGCCGCGCTCCCGCGGCTGGCCGAGCTGCCGCTCGGTGGCACGGCCGTGGGCACCGGCATCAACACCCCGCCCGGGTTCGCCCCGCGGGTGATCGAGCTGATCGCCGAGCGCACCGGGCTGCCGCTGACCGAGGCCCCGAACCACTTCGAGGCTCAGGGTGCGCAGGACTCGCTGGTGGAGACCTCCGGCCAGCTGCGCACCATCGCGGTCTCACTGGTCAAGATCTGCAACGACATCCGCTGGATGGGCTCCGGCCCGCGCGCCGGCCTCGGGGAGATCGCACTGCCGGACCTGCAGCCCGGCTCCTCGATCATGCCCGGCAAGGTCAACCCCGTGATCCCCGAGGCCACGCTGATGGTCTCGGCGCAGGTGATCGGCAACGACGCGACCATCGCGTTCGCCGGCACCACGGGCTCGTTCGAGCTGAACGTGATGCTGCCGGTGCTGGCCCGCAACATCCTCGAGTCGATCACCCTGCTCGCGAACGCCTCCACCCACTTGGCCACCAAGTGTGTGGACGGTATCGCCGCCAACGAAGAACGGGCGCTGCAGCTGGCCGAGTCCTCACCCTCGATCGTGACCCCGCTGAACCGGCACATCGGCTACGAGGCCGCGGCGAAGATCGCCAAGCACTCGGTGGTCGAGGGCATGACCATCCGTGAGGCGGTCGAAGACCTCGGCTACGTCGAGCGCGGCGAGATCACCCCGGAGATCCTCGACCAGGCCCTCGACGTCTCCACGATGACCCACCCCTGA